CGGAACTTACAGAAGAAGTGAGACGTCTATTGAAAAAGTTTGATGTAGTCAGCGTGAGGGAGGAAAGTGGAGTGAAAATCTGCCGCGATGTGTTTGATATAGAAGCTGTAAAAGTAGTTGATCCAACCCTCCTACTTTCTTCTTACGACAATCTTTGCGGAACGTACGACTGCAAAAAGGAAACAAAGAGTCTTGTTTATTTTCCATTCCATCGTAATGATAAAGAACAGGCCATTCTTGCCGATTTCGCCAAGTCTCATGGTCTGAAGGCTGTTTCGCTTCTTTCCTTCCGTCGTTCTCCAGGATTCACCCGCAAGATGTTTGTTCCACTTCGCCAATGGCTTAATAGTATAAGGTATGCCCGGCTGGTAGTGTCACATTCGTTCCATTGCATGGTGTTCTGTATCTTGTTCCATCGCCATTTCATTACCATCCCTATAAATGGACGCGGCACTCGACAACGCAATTTACTGACTATGCTTGGCATGGAAGACCATATCTGTGAGGATAACGATAAGCTGTCTGACTGCTTGGAGAAAATCTATACTAAGAAGATTGATTACGAACATATCGACGGAAAAATAAAAGAACTGAGAGATCATTCTTTGGATTTCCTAAGAAGTAGTATCTCGATGATTAGTGCAAAAAAGCAATGATATTGATATGAGAATAGCTCATTTGAATTGGACCTTAGCATATGGTGGCATTGAGACAATGCTTGTCAACATAGCAAACGAACAGGCTATGCAAGGTGCTGAGGTGTATATTATTGTAATAAATAACCGTATTAAGGAGGAACTTGTCAATAAGCTTAATTCTGAAGTTCATCTTATATTGATGAAGAGAAAGGCAGGTACAAGAAGCTTTTCTTCAATAAAACAACTTGACGCTGTTCTTTCTGACATCAATCCAGAAGTGATACATATTCATACAGGCAGTTTGTATGATGTCATCCCCTCAAAGTGGACAAGAAACAAATCATGCATTATTTGCAGGACTGTTCATGCCATTCCTCATGGCTCTTTCTGTTCGCCTTTCAGACTGATACGTTTGTTTCAACGGCTTATCTTGCATAAAGGTGGCAATGTTATGAATGTGAACCGGGTGGATAAAGTTTTTTCTATTAGCAAAGCTGTTGCCGCAGATTTGAAAAATAAATTCGGGGTTGATTCAACGGTTGTATGCAATGGTATTCTGTCGGATACTTTTAAAAAAAGAGAATACCGAATGTTTGATGGCGAACTGAAAATAGTCCAGGTGAGCCGTCTCGTACACGAGGAAAAAGGACAAGACCTGCTGATACAGGCGGCTGGTAAATTGACCGTCAAAGGCTATAAGTTAAAGATTGATTTCATCGGTGAAGGAAAGTCTCGTGATTTTTTAGAGTCATTAGTTCGGCAACTTGGCTTAGGCAGGAAAGTGTCATTTCTTGGACTAAAACCGCAAGAGTATATAAAATGTCATCTTAAGGACTATGATCTTTTTGTTCAGCCTTCGCGTGTTGAGGGCTTCGGCCTGACTGCTGCAGAAGCCATGGCTGCAAATGTACCGGTGTTGGTTTCGGCAGGCCAAGGACCGGCAGAAGTTACTGAAGACGACCTTTACGGCTGGATCTTCGACAATGGAGACAGCGACAGTTTGGCAAATCAGATAGAATACATTATTAACAATTACAACCAATGTCTGGGCAAGGCAAGGAAAGCTGCGGAGCATGTTGCCGCCAATTACGATGTAAAAGCTACAGCTCGTAGATATCTTGAAATGTATAAAAACATTTAAGAGGAAATAGCATCATGAAAAAACAAACTATAAAATCAATAACTCGCAATCTGCTTTATCGCTTTCGTCAGATTAAAACTGAACGGTTTTACCTCCTTATCATGCGCAAAAATGGCATTGCCAATAAAAAGGTTGTTGGAGAAAAGGAATGGGTTGAAAAATGGTCACAATTCGGACTGAAAGCAAAGCCTACACAATATAGGGTGTTTAGTCATTATATTGGTAATGATATAAACATCGTACCCGAAGATATTTGTCATGACTTCATTGAAACCATTTTAAATCCCATGCGTTTCCGAGGTTATTATGCAGATAAAAATGTTTTTGATAAACTGTTTCCTGAAAGTTACATGCCGCGGACTGTTCTGCGTAAAATGAATGGCACGTATTATGATGAAGCTTATCGACCAATTGAGATGACGGAATCAGTGTTTTTTCAAATCCTTAATCAATCAAAAATAGATAAGATTGTCATAAAGCCTAGTGTGGGAGGTATGTCTGGGCATGATGTCAGACTCTTTTGCAAAGACCGGGATGCTTCTCAATCGTGGAGGGATTCAAGCACAAAGACGTTATTGGATTTATCATACATTGAACATTATTACGGTTCAAACATGATTATTCAAGAAGTAGTGCAGCAAAGTGATTATATCAGTATGTTTAATTCTTCTTCAATCAATACATTGCGATTAAGCGTTTACCGTTCCGTTTCCGACAATGAGTGCTATGTTACGGGAGCAATAATGCGTATTGGAGGGAAAGGAAGTGTAGTTGATAATGCACATGCTGGTGGTTGTTTTGTTGGCATTCATCCAGATGGTTCTTTCTGCCACGAAGTCTGCAATCAATATGGACAGCAACAATCTACCTTTAATGATATTGATTTTACCAACAATTATCAATATCCTAACTGGTATAAAGTTATAGAATTTGCAAAGTCAGTTGGTAAGCATGTTCTTCATCATCGTCTGTTAGCATTAGATATTGTATTAGACAAAGACAATCATCCTCATTTGATAGAGTTTAATATTGAAGGTTACGCTTCATGGCTTTTCCAATATACAGTTGGTACTGCTTTTGGAGATTTTACTAATGAGATATTGCGCTATTGCCTGAAGAAACAAAAGGAAATAGAAGAAGTTATTTGTTTATGAGTAAATTATATAAATTATTGAAGTACCCCTTAAAGCCGTTCGCTAAGATTCTGGAGCGTCTATCGCCATACGTGAGAAACGACGAAACCTACCTGCGTTGGTATTACTTCTTTTGTATGAAAAAGAGACTGAATCTGACATCACCTACCACATACAATGAAAAGATAAACTGGCTGAAGCTTTACAACCGCAATCCTTTTTATACCACATTGGTTGACAAACTAAAGGTAAAGGATGTTGTGGCGCAGAAGATAGGTGACGAACATGTGATAAAGACTCTTGGCGTTTGGAAGCATGCAGAAGATATTGATTGGGACAAATTGCCCGACCGTTTTGTGTTGAAGACAACGCAAGGTGGGGGCAATGTCGGAATAATGATTTGTCGCGATAAATCCTCTTTCGACAAGGCGAAGGCCGTATCAAATATGAATGCTGCATTGAAGCAGAACCTCTATTATTCTTCTCGCGAATGGCCATATAAGGACGTAGAACCGATGATCTTTGCAGAAGAGTATATGGAAGACGAACATGGAGAACTGCGCGATTACAAATTCTTCTGCTTCAACGGTAAATGCAAGATGCTTTTTGTTGCCACAGAACGGCAGACTCGCGAAGAACCCTTTTTCAATTTCTTTGATGAGAACTACAATCCATTGCCTTTCAAACAAGAGCACCCTGTGAATCCCGTCATTCCCGAAAAGCCTGAAGGCTTTGATGAAATGAAGCGCATTGCAGAGGAATTGTCTAAAGGACTTCCCCATGTCCGCATGGATTTATATGTAATCAACGGAAAAGTCTATTTTGGAGAATATACGTTCTATCATTTTGGAGGTGCTATGCCTTTTGAACCTGCGGAGTGGGATTACAAGATAGGCGAGTGGCTGCAATTGCCTTCTTAATCCATGTATACATTGTAGAATAATGATACAAACAAGACAAGACTTAAAGCGTTTTCTTTATACGGAGGACGCATTGATGAGGCATCCCAACATGTTTCTAAAATGGTTGGGGCGTTCTGACGATTATCTTCCATTCCTATTGGTGAAATGTCTAAGGAAGTACGAATACTATAAGAATAAGAAAAGAAACTTCTTGGATATTATTCCATACGCTTGGTATATGTGGAATTTCCGCAGACTGAGAGTAAAGACTGGAATTATGCTTTTTCCTAACACTATTGACGAAGGGCTACTTTTGGTTCACCCAGGATTTAGACGAATCGATAAATTTGCTCATATAGGAAAGAATTGCACCATACTTCCCAATGTCCTTTTTGGTCTGAAGACTCCTGAAGGTGGATTTCAAGATATTAAAATTGGTGATAATTGTTATATAAGCACAGGAGTGACAATCTTGGCACCAGTAACAATAGGCAACAATGTAACTATAGGTGCAGGAGCCGTAGTTAACAAGGATGTTCCCGACAATTGTGTGGTAGGTGGAGTACCTGCCAAGATTCTAAAATACAAGGAATGATAATTGTGATCTGAATGCACAAAAACTTAATGTTCATATTCCAAAGCAAATGATAGCTCATCAAGAAAAAAGACAAGAGTATGTAGATGTCATCAAGGGATGGGCAATGTTGCTCATTGTCGTATTCCACTCATCATCTGGATTGTTTCCGAAGATGGTTCATTCACTCTTAGGTGGTGGAATGGATGTCGTTATATTCTTTATCGTTGCCGGCTTTTTTATTAAAAGTGAGCGCATGGTGAATCCTAAAAGCTTTCTGCAACCTAAATTGAAAACTCTTTATATTCCAGCAACAGTTATCTATGTCTGTGCGGTCTTGCTACATAATGTATTTGTTGACATTGGCTGGTATCCTCTTGGCGAAATCCACCCTGGCAACGGACAGCCTTTTCACTATTACGATGTGAAAGATTTCGCACTTGGTGTATTGAAGGCTCTTTGTTGTGCAGGAAGTGGTGAACTTGCAATGGGTGCAATGTGGTTTCTCTATACATTGCTTTATGCGATGACGGGACTAAGTTTATTGGCTTGGACGACAAAGAAGTTTGTTGATGATGAAAAACAGAGAGAAAAGATACTTATCATTATCTTGCTTACAGGTTTGATTGCCAGTTGTGTTTTAACACAGATTATTGGTTTAACCATCAACCGATTAAATGTTTCCATAACAGCTATGGCACTTATTTATCTTGGGAAGAAGGTTTATCAGGATTATCATTGGACTTTCGATAACACTTTCTATTTCATTATTAGCAGCTTGATATTTGTTTCTGTGGTTTTCTTGCAAAAGGATCATATTACGATGGCAAGGAACAAATACCAGGATATATTACAGTTGTGTATTGGGGGGTGTACTTTGTTGTATATGTGGGGGTATATTGCAAAACGGATAGTTTCGACCTGTGTGGGAAAGCTGTTAGCATCGATAGGTAGAGAGTCCTTATATGTGATGGCACTTCATATTGTAGGCTTTTTCATTTGTAATAGTCTTATGGAATTGTTAGGGGTTTATCAACAAGGTGATCCAAAAGGCATGTACACATATAAGATGCAAGGCAATATACTAATATTTATTTGTTATATGGTATTTGCCATAGGATTCTCTTTGACATCTATTAACCTGTTTCGCCGACTAAAGTCTATTATACTCCCAAACCGATGACTCCACGCATCTATTTCTTTGCTAATTTCGGTAACTGGAACCGCCAGCCATACGGCGGAGGTGAGATAGGCAACCGCCGTACACTCGGAATGATGCGGCAGGCTGGATATGATGTACACTTGATTGAGAAATATAATCGGGTGTATAAGCATACGCGGACGGATACAATTATTATTTCTTGTCTGATGATATGGGATATCGTCAAGTTTTTCTGTATTCTGTTATTTGGCCGGCGCAAGAACAGTTTGGTTCATATTGTTGGATTTTATGGCAGCACCATCTACTTTGAGCGTATTTTGGTCGGTATTTCTCACTTGTTGGGCTATCAGACGGTTTATGAGATGCGAGGTGGGGGCGCAGTCTTTCATTACCAAAACGATTCTGAACGTTATAGACATTGGTTTGCTGCTACCATCAGACAAGCGGATTACATCTTCAGCCAGGGGCAGGAAAATAAATCTCTCATAGACAGCATCGACCAGGGTAAACATTTCTTTTACTATCCTAATTGCGTCATGCGCGATTTCTGTCCCAAAGAATATCCTAGTAAGCCAACCAACCGCATCAATCTGCTTTATTTCGGGCGTGTGGCTAAGCGAAAGAATGTGGATGTCGTTGTTGATGCCTTCAATCTATTGGCTGCAAAATACAGTAACATCTATCTTGACATAGTAGGAAACTGTACAGAACCCACATACGCAGAGGAGATAAAAAGGCGTATAAGTGCCTCGGAATTTACCAACCGGATAACGATGCATCCTGCCTGCAGTCATGACAGGCTGAAAGAACATCTTGCCGACAAGCACTTTTATATCTTTCCGACCTCTGAACCACGAGAAGGACATAGCAATGCCCTCACCGAAGGAATGGCATGGGGACTAATTCCAGTAGCTACAGATATAGGCTTTAACCGAGCAATTGTTGGTGACGATATGTTAATAGTTAAGCAGCTTTCGGCAAAAGCCTTTGACGATATTGTTGCAAATGTTGTAGATAGCGGAAAGATTCAGGAACAATCAGAAAGAGCCTATCACCGCATACAAAGTAACTATACAGAGGATATTGTCTATAACAGATTGAAAGAGGAATACAATACTCTTTTCAGTTTGTGTCATACGACAAGAGAATCATGACTTCGTGACACAAAAATCATAAAGATGAGGTTTTACCCATACTTTACCCATACTCTATGCTGCTTCTAGGCATACTTTAGGCATACCCAAACTCTATGGCATAAATATGGCTAAAGCGAGAGTAAACGCTTTGAAAAGTGAATATACTTTGTGGCGCAACGATCATTCGTTTGTTGATATGCTCAGCAAGAAGTCGTGAATGAAAGATTTGGAGAATAAAAAAGAATGATGTATTTTTGCAATCGAAATGGATATTTCGGAAATGGCTGTTGCGATAATTAAGGTACAATAATTCAAAAGTTTATACAATGAGATTCTACGGCAGAGAACAGGAAATCGCCTTCCTGAGAGAGACTCGGGACACGGCTGAACGGGTGGCCCGCTTTACGGTGGTAACCGGTAGGAGGCGTATCGGCAAGACAACACTGATTAAGGAGGCTTACAAGGATGAGCCTTTCGTGTATTTCTTTGTGGCCAGAAAGGCGGAATCGGACCTCTGCGAGGTGTATCTGGAGGAGGTCAGCGAGAAGTTGGGCATTCCTACACTGGGCAGTAGCAGGCACTTCAGCGAGATATTCCGCTACCTGATGCAACTGTCGCAAACCCGGAGCTTTACGCTGGTGATAGACGAGTTTCAGGATTTCTTCAGAGTGAACAAGGCCTTTTACAGCGAGATGCAGGACATCTGGGACGAGTATGAGAAGACATCGAAGATGAACCTGGTGGTGTGCGGCAGCATCTACTCGCTGATGCAAAAGATTTTCAAGCAGAAGAAGGAACCTCTATATGGACGACAAACAGCAGAACTGAGGGTGAAGCCTTTCAAGCCTTCGGTGCTGAAGCAGATTATGGCAGATGCGAAGCCCGGATACACAAAGGAGGATCTGCTGGCCATGTTCACATTTACGGGTGGTGTGGCTAAATACGTGGGACAGTTGGTGGATGGTGGTGCGTTGGACAAGGATGCCATGATAAGGCACATCGTGAGCCCCAACTCGACATTCCTGAACGAGGGCAAGAATAATCTGATAGAGGAGTTTGGCAAGGATTATGGTATCTATTTCTCCATCCTGTCGTGCATTGCCAGGGGCAAGAACACTCGTAGCGAGATAGAGGATGTGATAGGCAAGGAGGTGGGGGGATATCTGACCAACCTGGCCGAGGATTATGAGTTGATTAGCAAGCGGCAGCCCCTGTTTGAGAAGAGCGCCAACAAGAACGTGCGCTACGAGCTAGACGACGTGTTCTATAGTTTCTGGTTCCGGTTTATCTTCAAATACAGCTATATTATCGAGATTGAGAACTATGCCAAGCTGCAGGAGATCATCGGGCGCGACTACAGCACATTCAGCGGACTGATGCTGGAGCGGTATTTCCATCGTGTGGTCATGGAGTCGGGTGAGTTTACACGTATTGGCCGTTGGTGGGACCGCAAGGGCGAGAACGAGATAGACATGATAGCCGAAGACGGGCTTTCGGATAGCGTGACGTTCTACGAGATTAAGCGTCAGGCGGATGAAATCAGCATGGGTGTGCTGAAACAGCGGGCTGAGGTGATGCTGCAGGCCACGCACGAGTGGAAGAAGTACGACATCCACCACAAGGGACTGAGTATGGAGGATATGTAACATTTCTATAAGGATGCTGAGACTTCAAGAATTGGACATCGTAGAATCTAAAGAGCAGTTGGCGCTTATCCCTGAAGGGAAAGTGCTGATTAACACCATTAATGCCCATTCCTATAACACAGCGCAAAGAGATGATGCGTTTGCTGAGGCGTTGTGTAACGGAGATTATCTGATTCCCGATGGAGCAAGCATCATCAAAGCTTGCCGATGGCTGAAAGCGAAGTCGCAGCCAAAGGAACGTATTGCTGGATGGGACCTGTTCGCCTTTGAAATGGGGAGAATTAACGTTAACCTTAACATTAACGATAACCATAACGGAAAAAAACGAGTGATGTTCCTCGGGTCAAGCGAGAGGGTGCTGACACAGATCCGGGAGTGTGCTGCCGTTGATTACCCGAATCTTGAGGTGGTGACCTATTCTCCGCCTTACAAGCCAGAGTTTTCGGACGAGGACAATCAGACGATGATAAGGGCCATCAACGATGCCAACCCCGACCTGTTGTGGATTGGCATGACGGCACCGAAACAGGAGAAATGGACCTACCAGCATTGGAATGAGCTCAACATTCACTGTCACTGCGGCACCATTGGGGCCGTGTTTGACTTCTATGCTGGTACTGCTAAACGTGCCCCGATGTGGTGGCAAAAGCATGCGTTAGAATGGCTTTACCGCCTGCTGATTGAGCCAAGACGCATGTGGCGACGCTATTTGATAGGCAACCCGCTGTTTCTGTGGAATATAATGAGAGAAAAATTTAATGGTGACCGATGACCTCAATTAGGAATTTTGTCATTCTGTTGCGTTGTGGTATGGGACTGAAGACCAAAGAGGGTCAGTGGCCTATGCCGGATGTTGACGGCGAACAAGAATGGCAACAGATGATGAGGATAGCCAAGAAACAGGCCGTACAAGGCGTGGTTGAACGTGGCATACGTATGATGCAGGAAGAGCAACGCCCACCGCGAAAGATAAACATGGCTGCCATGATGTTGAGCGATAAGATTGCCATGCTCAACAGAAGGGTTGACACAGCATGCGTCAAGGTAGCTGCCATGATGGAGAAAGAACATGCTGCGATTGAAGCGAGACTGGAGACTGCTGAAAATATTTCCCTCCGAGTGCCTTTGGGAACCAATATTCCGTTGGTGGCATTTCTTCTGGCGGCAACTACATTAGCATATAAAAAAACGAGCATCCACATTTGGGTGCTCGTTTCTTTGGTATTGGTATTGCTTATTCAGCAGTTTCCTCGTCGTTTGCCTTGAAGTTCTCGAGGTCCTCTACCTGGAAGGCCTTGATGTAAGCGGCCTTACCAAGGATATCCTCCTCGGCCATGCGAACATATACGTTAGCGCTCTTTGCGAACATCTCAGGTGCCTTAGCAGCATCGCGGAGGATGAGCAGACACATCACGAGCTCGGCTGTCATGTCGTAGAGACGGCGAGCCAGGAAGTCGTGAGCATCCTGATTGTCGAGAGCCTTAACAGCGGCGAGAGCCTCCTCGTAAACGGGGATGAGTTTCTCAACACGGGCCTTGAGAGCAGCGTTAGCCTCAGCAGGCAGTGCAGCCAGCATATCCTTGATGTTGTTGAGCATAGTGCCGTTGGTGATGTAGCGGATAGCAGCTACAACCTGCAACTGAGTGGTACCCTCGTAGATAGAGAAGATACGTGCGTCGCGGAACAGGCGCTGGCTCTTGTACTCCATGATGAAACCTGAACCACCGTGGATGCTGATAGCATCGTAAGCGTTCTGGTTGGCGTACTCGGAGTTCATACCCTTGGCCAGCGGTGTGAAGGCGTCGGCCAGGCGCTGGTACTTCTTGAGCTCCTGCTTCTCCTCGGCGGTGAGGGCACGGTCGCGGGCAATGTCCTCGAGGCACTTGTAGACGTCGACGTAGCAGGCTGTCTCGTAGAGCAGCGTACGGCCGGCATCGAGCTTAGCCTTCATACGACTTAGCATGTCGTACACGGCGGGGAAGTTGATGATCTTGTCACCGAACTGCTGACGCTCCTTAGCGTAAGCCAGACCCTCGTTGTAAGCCTCCTGTTCGACACCTACACTCTGTGCGGCGATACCCAGACGGGCACCGTTCATCAGAGCCATCACGTACTTGATAAGACCCAGACGTGTGCTACCGCAGAGCTCGGCCTTAGCGTTCTTATAGGTGAGCTCACAGGTAGGTGAGCCGTGGATACCCAGCTTGTGCTCGATGTGACGTACGTCAACACCGCCCTGGCGCTTGTCGTAGATGAACATTGACAGACCACGTCCGTCCTTGGTGCCCTCCTCAGAACGAGCCAGCACCAGGTGGATGTCGCTATCACCGTTGGTGATGAAGCGCTTAACACCATTCAGGCGCCAGCAGTTCTCCTTCTCGTCGAAGGTGGCCTTCAGCATCACACGCTGCAGGTCAGAACCGGCATCGGGCTCCGTGAGGTCCATCGACATACCCTCACCAGCGCAAACGCGGGGGATATACTTCTGGCGCTGCTCCTCAGAACCGAACTCATACAGGGTATCGATACAGCTCTGCAAGCTCCAAATATTCTGGAATCCGGCATCAGCAGCCGAGATCATCTCAGAGAGCATGGAGAATACTGCGTTAGGCAGGTTCAGACCGCCGTAACGGCGAGGCATTGATACACCCCACAGACCAGCCTTACGGGTGGCGTCGAGGTTCTCGTAAGTCTTAGAGGCGTAGATCATACGACCATTCTCGAGGTGTGGACCTTCGAGGTCGACGCTCTCAGAGTTTGGCTCGATGATATTGGCAGCCACGTCGCCAGTGATGTCGAGGATCTGCTTGTAGTTCTCGATGGCATCGCCCAGGTCAACGGGGGCGTAGTCATATTCTTTCGCATCAGCGAAACCCTTTTCTTTCAGCTCAACGATACGAGCCATCAGGGGGTGGTTCAAGTAGAACCCGATCTCAGGATGATCGCTATAATAATTAGCCATAATATTATTCTTTCTTTAATTCTTTATAGTCGTCATAAATATTCCAAGAAAACAGAAAGGCAAGGCTGGCACCCATGATTCTCAAGAAAATAGAATTGTCGGGAAAACATGCCACGCCAACATTTAATATCGCAGCAATTGCATCAAGGAATAATTTAATCTTAGCCTTCATTTATTTCGAGTTCTGCTTATAGTACTTAATGAGCTTAGGAACTACCTCTTCTACAGTACCAACAATCACGTAGTCAGCAATCTTGTTGATGGGCGCATCGGGATCGCTGTTGATCGAGATGATGATGCCCGAGTCCTGCATACCAGCGATGTGCTGAATCTGTCCGGAGATACCACAGGCGATATATACCTTTGGATGAACGGTAACACCTGTCTGACCAATCTGACGGTCGTGATCCAACCAGCCAGCGTCAACAGCAGCACGGCTACCACCAACCTCACCATGAAGCACCTTTGCCAGGTCGAACAGCAGGTCGAAGTTCTCCTTGCTCCCCATACCGTAACCACCGGCTACAACGATAGGCGCACCCTTCAGGTTGTGCTTGGCAGCCTCTACGTGGTGATCGAGCACCTTTACTACGAAGGCCTCGGGACTTACATACTTGCTTACCTCGGGGTAAACAACCTCCTTGCGGCACTCGCCATTGTACAGGGCCTTCTGCATTACGCCAGAGCGTACAGTAGCCATCTGTGGACGGTGGTCGGGGTTCACGATGGTAGCTACGATGTTACCACCGAAGGCAGGACGAATCTGATAAAGCAGATTGTCATAATGCTTACCAGCTTTATTGTCGTCATAAGGACCAATCTCCAGCTCTGTGCAGTCTGCAGTCAGACCAGAGGTGAGTGATGACGATACACGTGGACCGAGGTCGCGACCAATCACGGTAGCACCCATCAGGCAGATCTGTGGCTGCTCCTCCTTGAAGAGGTTAACCAGAATATCAGTGTGGGGAGCTGAGGTGTAAGGGAACAGGTCCTTAGCGTCGAAAACAAACAGCTTGTCAACACCGTAAGGCAGAATCTGATCCTCAACCTTACCAGAAATACCGGTACCGGCAACAACGGCGTGCAGCTCTACGTTCAGTTCATTGGCGAGCTTGCGACCCTTGGTCAGCAACTCCTGAGAAACTTCTTGAACAGTTGTTCCTTCGATTTCTACATAAACAAAAACATTATTCATATCTCGTTATCCAATGATTTTCTCTTCCAACAATTCTTTGATCATTCCCTCGATATCAGCATCAGAAGCCGTCAAAGTCTTCGACTCCTTAGCTTGGAACACGATGTTCTTGATGGCCTTAACCTTGGTAGGTGAGCCACTCAGACCGCACTGGTTTACATCGCCATCCACGTCGGCCACGCTCCACTGGTTGAGTGTGAGCTCGGGGCGCTCATCGTACAGATAGTCGTAGGCAGTACCCTCGGCAGGACGCTCCATAGGACAGGTAGCGCGCTTGTACTTCATCACCAGCTTAGCATTCTGGGGGCGACAAGGAGCAGCGCTTCCGTTCACGGTGATTACAACTGGCAGAGGAGCCTCCACAGTCTCAACACCACCGTCGATCACACGCTTGATGGTAGCCTTACCATCCTTAACGCTGAGTACCTCCTCGGCGTAAGTAACCTGATTGAGGCCCAGTTTCTGAGCCACCTGAGGACCTACCTGAGCGGTATCACCGTCGATAGCCTGACGACCACCAATCACGATGTCAACATCGCCAATCTTCTTGATGGCAGTAGCCAGAGCATAAGAAGTAGCGAGGGTATCAGCACCAGCGAAGAGACGGTCGGTAAGCAACCAACCTGTATCAGCGCCACGATAAAGTCCCTGACGGATAATCTCACCTGCACGTGGAGGACCCATCGTGAGGATTCCTACTGTTGAGCCTGGGTTCTGCTCCTTCAGGCGAAGGGCCTGCTCCAGGGCATTTAAGTCTTCGGGGTTGAAGATTGCGGGTAGGGCAGCACGGTTAACTGTGCCTTCGGCTGTCATGGCATCCTTACCCACATTTCGGGTGTCTGGCACCTGCTTGGCCAGAACAACAATTTTTAAAGCCATATTATATAATAATGTGTAAATAAGATATTTCTTTTTTTTGCGGGTGCAAAGTTACTTCTTTTCTATCATTTGGCAAAGTAAA
This region of Prevotella sp. E13-27 genomic DNA includes:
- a CDS encoding glycosyltransferase family 4 protein, which produces MTPRIYFFANFGNWNRQPYGGGEIGNRRTLGMMRQAGYDVHLIEKYNRVYKHTRTDTIIISCLMIWDIVKFFCILLFGRRKNSLVHIVGFYGSTIYFERILVGISHLLGYQTVYEMRGGGAVFHYQNDSERYRHWFAATIRQADYIFSQGQENKSLIDSIDQGKHFFYYPNCVMRDFCPKEYPSKPTNRINLLYFGRVAKRKNVDVVVDAFNLLAAKYSNIYLDIVGNCTEPTYAEEIKRRISASEFTNRITMHPACSHDRLKEHLADKHFYIFPTSEPREGHSNALTEGMAWGLIPVATDIGFNRAIVGDDMLIVKQLSAKAFDDIVANVVDSGKIQEQSERAYHRIQSNYTEDIVYNRLKEEYNTLFSLCHTTRES
- a CDS encoding ATP-binding protein; the protein is MRFYGREQEIAFLRETRDTAERVARFTVVTGRRRIGKTTLIKEAYKDEPFVYFFVARKAESDLCEVYLEEVSEKLGIPTLGSSRHFSEIFRYLMQLSQTRSFTLVIDEFQDFFRVNKAFYSEMQDIWDEYEKTSKMNLVVCGSIYSLMQKIFKQKKEPLYGRQTAELRVKPFKPSVLKQIMADAKPGYTKEDLLAMFTFTGGVAKYVGQLVDGGALDKDAMIRHIVSPNSTFLNEGKNNLIEEFGKDYGIYFSILSCIARGKNTRSEIEDVIGKEVGGYLTNLAEDYELISKRQPLFEKSANKNVRYELDDVFYSFWFRFIFKYSYIIEIENYAKLQEIIGRDYSTFSGLMLERYFHRVVMESGEFTRIGRWWDRKGENEIDMIAEDGLSDSVTFYEIKRQADEISMGVLKQRAEVMLQATHEWKKYDIHHKGLSMEDM
- a CDS encoding WecB/TagA/CpsF family glycosyltransferase, coding for MLRLQELDIVESKEQLALIPEGKVLINTINAHSYNTAQRDDAFAEALCNGDYLIPDGASIIKACRWLKAKSQPKERIAGWDLFAFEMGRINVNLNINDNHNGKKRVMFLGSSERVLTQIRECAAVDYPNLEVVTYSPPYKPEFSDEDNQTMIRAINDANPDLLWIGMTAPKQEKWTYQHWNELNIHCHCGTIGAVFDFYAGTAKRAPMWWQKHALEWLYRLLIEPRRMWRRYLIGNPLFLWNIMREKFNGDR
- a CDS encoding acyl-CoA dehydrogenase family protein — its product is MANYYSDHPEIGFYLNHPLMARIVELKEKGFADAKEYDYAPVDLGDAIENYKQILDITGDVAANIIEPNSESVDLEGPHLENGRMIYASKTYENLDATRKAGLWGVSMPRRYGGLNLPNAVFSMLSEMISAADAGFQNIWSLQSCIDTLYEFGSEEQRQKYIPRVCAGEGMSMDLTEPDAGSDLQRVMLKATFDEKENCWRLNGVKRFITNGDSDIHLVLARSEEGTKDGRGLSMFIYDKRQGGVDVRHIEHKLGIHGSPTCELTYKNAKAELCGSTRLGLIKYVMALMNGARLGIAAQSVGVEQEAYNEGLAYAKERQQFGDKIINFPAVYDMLSRMKAKLDAGRTLLYETACYVDVYKCLEDIARDRALTAEEKQELKKYQRLADAFTPLAKGMNSEYANQNAYDAISIHGGSGFIMEYKSQRLFRDARIFSIYEGTTQLQVVAAIRYITNGTMLNNIKDMLAALPAEANAALKARVEKLIPVYEEALAAVKALDNQDAHDFLARRLYDMTAELVMCLLILRDAAKAPEMFAKSANVYVRMAEEDILGKAAYIKAFQVEDLENFKANDEETAE
- a CDS encoding electron transfer flavoprotein subunit alpha/FixB family protein is translated as MNNVFVYVEIEGTTVQEVSQELLTKGRKLANELNVELHAVVAGTGISGKVEDQILPYGVDKLFVFDAKDLFPYTSAPHTDILVNLFKEEQPQICLMGATVIGRDLGPRVSSSLTSGLTADCTELEIGPYDDNKAGKHYDNLLYQIRPAFGGNIVATIVNPDHRPQMATVRSGVMQKALYNGECRKEVVYPEVSKYVSPEAFVVKVLDHHVEAAKHNLKGAPIVVAGGYGMGSKENFDLLFDLAKVLHGEVGGSRAAVDAGWLDHDRQIGQTGVTVHPKVYIACGISGQIQHIAGMQDSGIIISINSDPDAPINKIADYVIVGTVEEVVPKLIKYYKQNSK
- a CDS encoding electron transfer flavoprotein subunit beta/FixA family protein produces the protein MALKIVVLAKQVPDTRNVGKDAMTAEGTVNRAALPAIFNPEDLNALEQALRLKEQNPGSTVGILTMGPPRAGEIIRQGLYRGADTGWLLTDRLFAGADTLATSYALATAIKKIGDVDIVIGGRQAIDGDTAQVGPQVAQKLGLNQVTYAEEVLSVKDGKATIKRVIDGGVETVEAPLPVVITVNGSAAPCRPQNAKLVMKYKRATCPMERPAEGTAYDYLYDERPELTLNQWSVADVDGDVNQCGLSGSPTKVKAIKNIVFQAKESKTLTASDADIEGMIKELLEEKIIG